The Bombus pascuorum chromosome 5, iyBomPasc1.1, whole genome shotgun sequence genome segment GCACACACAAATACACtatctatatacattataaattgCTTTAACATTTACCCATCCAACCATGTGTGCTCTTTTATTACAGCTGCTTTAAGAATAGTGCTTCTTTTAATGCAACAGCCATCAGATAAAATAACACCAGGGCCAATTGTAACATTTGGTCCTATCCTACAATCTTTCCCAATCTTTGCTGTTTCATCTATTAACACATTTCCTACTACTCCTGGAccagaatataatttttctggaGATTTTTGTCTTAGAGACGTCAGGTACATGCTCATACCTTTGAGAAAATCTTTTGGTTGTCCAACATCCATCCAAAATCCTGTTAGTTCCATTGCATATAATTCTCCATCCCGAGCCATATGCgggaaaatttctttttctatacttGTAGGTTTcaattctattctttttaagaCACTTGGATTAAAAATGTACATGCCTATAAGATTACAGTAATTAATACTACCAAACATTAAGTAACTAATATATCTGAATTcagtgttaaaaatataatacctgcattaattttattggaaataaattcCTGTGGCTTTTCTACaaagctttttatttttccatcatCTTCATAGACTACTACACCATATTTTGATGGTTCTTCTACTTTAGTTACGATTATGGTACCCTCTCTACcatgatttttatgaaactcCAAAAGTTGCATAAATGGAAAATCACAAATGATATCAgaatttaaaacaaagaatGGCTCATCTCCTGCACACAACAGATCATGTACCAGCGCGAGAGGGCCTGCAGTGCCAAGTGGTTCTGGTTCATGTGAAAAGATCAAATGTACTCCTAACTTTTTAACTTCTTCGCTCAAATCTCTTTCCATCTCTTCTGCACGATAAGAGACTGCTAGTATTACCTCTGTCACATTTGTCGCTACCTAAATGTAATTTTGcaatcaatttataaaaagttaaaatatcacAGAAATATTGCAACATACCAGAGCTTCTATTTGATGTAAAAGCATTGGTTTATTAGCAAATTCAACCAATGGTTTTGGCCGACTTAATGTAAGGGGTCTCAATCTGGTTCCATAGCCACCAACAAGTATTACAGCTCTCATTGTTCCtagcttctttcttttatgttGCATCACTCATTAATAATCCTAATTAAAATGTGTTCATAGTAAAACACATTTGGAAGCAGATTTTATTCTGAAAAGATTAAAACTgaagattaaaaatgtatatattctttaattgtATACAGATTCAGAATTATATatgaagataaatatttaaatgaaacatatccagtttgattaaaaaaaactgtatttgtaatatatcttTATTCACTAATTgactaataatataataaaatgtataaaagtgtaattgaaaacaaaatgtactaaaaatttaattatgccTTTGCAAAGTATTTGTTATAcacaaatacattttttttcgcagaaatgaaaagaatattaatgaaaGATATACCTCATGCCTATATATCGATACGAGCAAAGGTAGAAAACAATCATTACTGATGAATATTGCCACGTAGGATTGAAATACCACGTAGTCATATGTACATAGCGACACACGTATGCGATAAGAATACacacataatttttaatactaatataatCAAATACCATTAgtcgatttatattttacatttacaatattactCTTATCGGAATTTCTATCATTCATATTGGcttaacttattttttaattaacattacaCTACGTAATGCTTATCATCCGCAATAAACTACAATAGCGCCATTACTATCATTTATTTGTCACTTATACAcgtaatatttgtacaaatacACTTTACTTGTCGAGTtcattttttgaatattttttattgaatctGTTTCACATAAacttttttaagaatttttacaatcttcattttttttaaagtacgGAAGAGTTAAAATCGTTATAATCGTTGTAAAAGTGAAGaacatttaattacttttaatttgtggaaatataattaaataattttaattgatatttttatccttgaaatcaatttttaatacagattagtaacaaaaagtaatatcgtattaaataCGTTTCTTATCGCGGATAATTATTGTTGAATTATTTGAGTGTTAAAACTTGAACGAATTACATTTAAAGAAGACCAAAATCGACgtgaattaaacaaatttttcattttatttggtTTTTAATACACAAAATTAAGAATGAATATACCAACGAAAGACAACCGCATCTAAATCTCTTACGTATAGTACATTATTCTATGCGCTTGCGCCAaagtaaatatcttttatatagaaaCAGAATAAAAACAGGTAATTGTATTATGACTATTTATGActgatttttatctttcttgtTAGAAATTTCAGCAAGAggattgataaaaaaataagtgTGCAATATTATGCAAAGACATTACTCGTCTATTCTCTGTTTACTACATCCTAATATTTTTTGCTATTGcgacttttttttaaatgtaggTATAAGCACGCAGTAAGATAGTAATCTTATTTAGCAATTTGAACAATTAATAtctgttgaaatatttgtatatgaatagaaattatttattagatataaaTGAACATAAGTATAAGAATTAAATACGAGCGcaatttcattcgatattttGGTGTATATAAGTGGGGGTGAATTTTCAATAGAAGTATAGAGGCGTAAATTGGTTAGAAAGAAATCGTCGAACGGAGCGACCACCAGGTTTCGAGAAGAGTCGCCGATTGTAAATGAGAGTTGAAACGGGCACGAATGATTGACGGTATAGCCGCAAGATGGCGTAATACATGCGACGCTGCTTTTGACGTTCGTGTATGAGTTTTTTTTTGGTTCCTTCTACTTTGAAAACGGCAGGAAGCAAAAATTGCTACTTCGGTGTTTAGTCTTCGCTAGTCTGACTAAGGATGTGGTGGAAAGAGTTGAGTACGATAGAAGATATTCAACGGAATAGGATTTCGATTTCGAGTACATAGTACGCGAGACACACGAGGTCCCGCGATTGGCCAGTTTATGAGACGACGATGGCTCCGTGAGGAGAGAACATGGCTGCGACGCAAGCCGAGAGCCAACAAAACGATGTGAAGCTGAACGAGTCCGTGAAATGTGCACAGAAACGTCCGCAAGTCGGTGGGAATAGTGCAAGTGTTAATACGAAGCAGCAGCTGGATCCAGAGCCGGGTGATAAAGTGTCCCGGGGCGCGGCCCAGCTGCTTAAATATGTGAATCGCGGCGGGGACACGGGTTTCGAGATGAGTCAATACCGCGAGGACATTGGTGGACACACTGCCGGTGAAGTCAAATCACCAAGGGAGGCTGGACAAGCTCCTCAAGAATCTATCGGCAAACAAGAGCCTCTCGATACGCCCGGGCATCCAAACCATCCCGGACATCCGTTCACGTCGAACGTAATACGCGATTATCCGGAGGAGTATACCAACAAATCAAACGAATTTCCCTCCAAATCATTGACCGATTATCCAGCGAAGCAGGTACCAGAGTACATGGGAAAGCATGGAGACTTTCCAGGGAAACAGTTGGATTATCATGGTAAACACTTAATACATGAAAGTGAAAGAGTTCATCGGGTCGAAATGGAAGAGCATTATGCAGCTTCCAAGATTGAATCACGATTGGCATATGTAGGGGCTACGCCAACCAGTTTTCCGGGTCAACCAAGGTTTTTATCAGGGCAAAGTATATCGCAAGCTACCGGTCCAACACCAACGTTAAATCAGTTACTCCAAGCATCCACGCCTGTTCACCGTTTTCATGGAAATTATCCTGGAATGGGGCCAGAGCCTTATCAACAACCATGGCCCATCCAACGACCCCCAGTTGTCCCTCCGGTTTATCCACAACCTGGCCAACGTCCTCCACAGACGGTAAGTATAACAACCTACATCTATCTATAACTGTGTACAAAGtacattttatgtttttattacttttgtaGCTATAAATTGtcatttgtaataatttatgtacatcttattctttataaaatgtattattaattcttgttttaataattgagtaattaaatatattgtaaaatacataGGGGTCACCAAGATTGCATGCAGGACCTGGAGGACCAAGTTCCCCAACTCCTATGCCATATCAACAATATACACAACGTTATTCTTCTCCTACAAGACCTCATGCACCATACAGCCACCATCAggtatttataataatgattacaaagtttattcaataaaatagttactcttattaattaactttttatatctttttagcTAAACTCATATACTACGCAAACTAGCCATCCTTCAAGTTTATACACAGAACAGAGAGGTTGGAATCAAGGTGGACCACCAAATCCACCACCACCTTCAGCCAATCAGACCAATCCTTCCAGCCAATCACCACAGCGTGCTCTTTCTCAATCCCCAGCACCACCACCTTCTGCATCTCCACAACCACAGTCAACTAGCCAATCTCAAGTAAGttatacaaataacaaaaacctttttgtatttttgatataatataagaatttttattagctGTACATGTAAACAAGAATATCAAAGTTTTTCCTTTGTCTTAATGTATTAgcaaaaaagtattttatttgcatctaaaattttttaaaaaaattgcaaagtatTAAGGTAAACAGTTGAAAGTAAGAAAATGAACTTTTTCATcagtatatttttagttatatGTATGGATAtgtgatttataataaattctgttTCTGCTTACAGAGTTTCCATAACTTACAGCAACGATCAACAACACCAAATACTCAAGGAATAGATTCAGGGGTGAgtacaattaaattttgcaatatatatatttacaatatatatatatatatattgggaacttgaatatatatatatatatatatatatatatatatatatatatatatatatattcaagaAAGTACCTTGATAACGTGTCTCAAAATTATCCAAGGTTATCAATAACCATAACGTATCATATAAGATTCTCTTTCaagaatattcaaataatccaGAAGAAAAGCAGAAAGGTgcgaaattttcaataaaacgtTTTCATGTTTCGCGATTGAAGCATCGGACGGTGATTTATTTTGATCTTAATTAGAAAGCACATGCGCGCGTGGATGCACGTGTGTGCACGtgttattgttatttcatGTTTGTGTTACGATTGGTTCTCGACTTGGGCCACGTTTAAAAACGAACGGTTTAACAATAAAAGCATCAGTGGCTCTTACGTGGTCGGTCACGATAACTGGCATTGCAAAGCGAATTCTAATTTCACGTTGCATAAAGTGCCATTTGATCTTGGATACAGTGGACGGGAGTACTTCAATACTTCTCTCGTGAAAAGAGCAAGCATGAGTGAGCGAAAGGGAGACCTCTCGAGTATGGGTTGCCTATCTGTAGGAGGGGCAGGGTGTGGAAAGTGGGGATGGAGAATAAGCGACTTGTAGAGTTCGATTAGGGCGCGAGTTGCGCGGCCGCTGGAGCCCCAGATATTAGTGACTTCCCCTTCCCGCCTtctccctcttcctctttccttccttctctctctctatctttctctctcgctcgctcgcttGCTCTTTCCCACTGTGTTCGTCTCGCTATCCCTTTTCAAACATATACGCTCTCGCATGTATGTGCAAACACGTATATTCCTCTTTGTCCTATATCGGGTCTCTCACTTCTTTCAATATAGATGAGCGGTCTAGTGGGAGAAGCATGAGTGTTACACAGGTTACCTGAGTATAGAGAAGCAAGCGAGAGCGAGTGTGTGATTCGCTCGAATCGCTTTTGAGGGGGGGGGACTGTGTATCTGAGGTAGTTCTCCCCACCACTTCTGACGTTTTATATCGTTCAGCTATATTCGGTTCGTTAGATCATGCAACTGTCACTCTGCGACATGCTATCGAACTTCTCGTATTCCCATGACGCGACTGAAAACCggcgaatatattttaaacgtcCAATATagttttttttaaacgatattaaataGAACTCTCTGTttacatataactttatgtctTTATTCGATAAgtgtaaaatttcgtttatttactGAAACATCAGTGTTGgaacaaattttgttatttactaattttattagattaaATTCAGTAGATCGATCATGTTTTCTATGCTGTTTTAAAAATGTCGGTTGAATTTTAGTTGAGGATTATCATCGTTTAACCTATTCCCTCGCGATGTTATGGCATCAacggataaaaatattattacataatatcgttaatattgTCATTcattatttcttcttattttataagatTAAACGCATAattcgtattaattaaaatcgtaattatattgaatatgcgtattaaatgtataaaaataatgtggACAGAACTAAATTCTCGAAAGCTAAAAAGTTTCAACAATGGTTGtttaaattgcaataattaaGTCATTTAAAGGATACAATTATTAACGCGTATTGATTGATATAAcctaaaacatataaaaatattttaacgagaacaaagattttttaatattattataattgattGGATTTGCATAGAATTTATTTAGTTGGAAAAGCGTTTGTTTCTCGTGTAGTTTGACTTTATACGTTTTCTTTCTCGCGTACTCTCTCGGGGTTTTTGGAGCACACGGGTACTCTTCGCCGAGGAGCTACGGAAATAACCGATGGTTGCCGAACGCTTGCCGCGCCACGAAAGAACGCCCTCCAACGAGCAGCCAGACGCGAAATCTGTAAACCGAAGTCACGGAACACTCGATAAAAAGAATCACGTTTTTAGTTACTCCCGGCCACGTACACGTACGTAGACGATCAACTGTCCGATTCTAACCTGTTAAATACGCGGCCTTCACGATCGTATCGTTTGCCAATTTAGAATTCGATATCGAAGGGTTGTACCCTAACGATACGAAACACTCTGAGAGAGAGACTTATTGACACAACATGCGATGGTCGAACGAAGTACACGGTGAACCAACAGCAGTTCCATAGTCGACAGACGAGAAATTATGCCCGTTCTCGCGTGGTTTTATATCAAACCACCGACTATCTTCATTTACACATGATTGAACGTAGTGTGTCGTTGTTACACGAGATTCCCGTAAAACATGTGAAAATCGTACGGGGAACATACGAGGTCTATGGTGGGTTTTGTCGTAGTGCGCGGGGTAACGCCTCTCCTTCGATTCTCGCGTCATGCCGAGAGTCCTTGTGTCCGACACAGTATATACTATACGTTCCGTGATACATCCGAGGAAGTCTCTAATCGTCTTCTGTACGGATGAACTGTCCACTGCTTGGTAGGTGTAACGATgtacttttctctttctctttctctgtatGTGTCTCCATCTGTCTCACTCGCGTAATTCTTCTCTTGTACTTATATTCGGtttgtctttctctttttctcctcaTCTCTCACTCTGACCTCCCTTCAATccccttctcttctcttctctctcttctaaTGCACCCGCGCGCTCTTTCAATGTATCATAGTGACGATCTGTGCGAGGTATTACGTACACACATACATAGGCGCGCGCGCTCTTCCACATACATGCCAACTGTATACGACGTATGTTATGTAcgtagatataaaatatcgttgaaacaTGCGCGTGTATATGACGTGTTATGTTGCATCGTACGATTAGTGGCGAGTGGCCGCGTGTGTAGAGTGCATTTCCTAATTTTCTTATGGTTAAATTGTGACAACAAAGAAAGTATACAACGTATATAAAAGGAACGTAAATGTTGCGTTCTAAGAAgtggattttttattttaccttcaTTTGTGTGTGTATACGCATGTGTgttgtgtgtgtatatatttatttacttctttatttataatcttGCTAACACAGCTTTCGTGCTGAAGctaatgaaatgtaaaatgaagtaaattgtttaaaaagttACAATTATATTCAGGAATAacttatatttacataattctgTTTATGGTTTTCtctgtattataattattttaggCATTTTATATAGATGATATTAACTACTATATTCATCCAATATTTCTAAAGTTTTGTAATTAAGTTCAAAGATTAAATAGAGTTTTAAgcattaaatgtattattatcttgttttaattatatttgatacTTCTGTGGAAGCATTGTTTGAATGTAAGAATTTTCTAAGatgtttttatatgttttatattttaggaATTATCTGGACAAAATAGTAACGATAGTTCGAATGGACCTGCTTGTCCTGGAACACCAAATTCACAGGGGATGAGACCAACCCCTTCTCCTACAGGATCTACAGGTTCTCGCTCGATGTCCCCTGCTGTTGGTTTGTATATTTTCGGTTCATATTTTACTGAAagtattactttaattaattccttagttttttgaataaaattttgtattcttgCTTTTTGTAGGTCAACAAAACGTTCAGATGCCTCCACGCCCGTCAAGTAGCCAGTCAGATGGTAGTGGACCAGCACGAATGAGTCATTCTCCTATGACAACTCAAGGTAAATGAAAGATGTAAAGCTTTTGTTTATACTTTGTCTTTTATACGCGCGCgtgcgtgtgtgtatgtataaaatataacatttaaacttATGCTTTTAGGAGCATACCAGCAGCCATTGGGTCCTTCGCCACACATGCATAGCTATAAAATGAATAACACTGGTCCTGGTGTTGTTCAACCAGGACCTGGTTCTACAAGCCTTGGTGGAATAAACCCAATGGGTGGTGGTATGGGATATGCAGCTGGTGGAACGGCTGCAGGTCAGCCTGGGGGTTATCATGGGCAAGGTCCCTATCCACCTCCCCGTCCACATGTACAATTTCCACAGGGATATCCATCACCAGCTAATTCACAACCACCACCCAACAATCAGTATCAAGCTTCTAATAGGCCCAATAATTTGGTGCAATATCCTCCGTATACAGTAAGTCAActgtattttttaagaaagtaagaattttatattatttacacaaAATCAATGTACTGCCCTTTTCGCAGCATAAAATGGGATTTAATAGTGTACCACCAGGGATGCCACCTAGTCCAGGACCACCTCAGGTTTATGGAGGTAGTGGTACAACAGGTATGGTACCACCAGGTGCCCCTGGAGTAGCCGTGATTGGTAATATGGGTCCACCAGCAAGTTCAATGGGTCCTCCACCTCCATCTCCTAATCACGTTAGTAGTCAGCCACCACCAACCAGCTCAGCTGTACCACATTTGCATACTCCTGCGGCTACACCACCTCTCAATCACGAAGGAAGTCCAATGCCTCCACCAAGTACTACACCTAATTCACATCCCGCTTCAACACCAACACCAACTAGCCATAGTTCTGCAGATCTTACTACTGAAACTTCTAATGATAGTGGCATAACTACCACTGCTTCAGGTATatccatttttaatttaccgtGTATTTCGTTTTGGGTAATTCACTTAACAGatggaagattaaaaataCTGGTTGATCATATAGGTACATCAGTTATAAATGTTACTTCCACTTCAAGTGGTACTGTTACATCTGTAATAACAACTGGTCCTGATGGTACATCCTTAGATGAAGGTTCTCAACAGTCGACGTTGTCAAACGCATCAGCTGGTTAGtacaaaatgttaaaaattctttaacattcattttatttgtgaaaaatacataattttattttaatatagctTCTGGAGAAGATCCAACATTTCCACCAAAGGTACGGAAGGATATGATGGGAGGATATCATAGCCATCCAACTACACCACAGAGTACAGTTCCATCACCTGGTGCTGCGAGTATTAACTCGATACATGAAGAATATCCTGATATGAACAGCCCTGGTTGGCCACGTACTCCTGCTAGTCCTGTAtgtatttcgtttcgttacatGGTTCTTAAGAATCTGACATATTGGTTACTACTTTCGTATGTATATCTGTATCTTTATATTGCatgttttaatgtttttacatgaaaattttaagaatgaCATATGATCAGGGATAATGTGTTTTTATGCTATGGTTTTCTTTgacttttcaatattttatatattttacaggtATTTAACAGTCATGTGCCTCAAGACCCGTACAGACCTAAGGTTACTGTTTATTCACTATAAGTATTTATCATACTGTTGCACAACATACTATACACACTGAATGTTTTGTACTTTGTTTgatctaaatattttgatatttgcttagcaaatgtaattatttgagctttctctattttaatgttgtatttttatacaaatatccatgtattattgttttattttcattatcaaGCAGTGTGTGACTACCAACAATTGTTATACAACAGTTATATTTCGTACAGACGCGTATTTACATCATAATCTCCGATACTAACtaagcaaaaatataaatttttggaTAACAAGAAATGACATGTCCTAAGAAAGTTGTAGCTTCTGCTTATTCTCtacatcttttaatattttgaaaacattacattattttgatttatgtAATTGCATGATatctcttttttcattctgctattatttcaaatagtatttttataaaacagtaCTTTTTGCATGAAAGATCTATCACTTGTGTCATCACTTATTTTactcaaaaatatataattgttaattataagcAATTAAATGACATTGTAAATTAACAAGTATCTTTAGAAAGAATAGTACATCAAAGTGTTCAAGAAAAATCATGACAAACATTCAGTTCAGAGGAAGTTAACAGGTTTCATAATGATAATTCCAGAAACCAGACAGTTTAGCAAAGCTGTATGAAATGGATGATACAATGGAACGAAGAACATGGTTGGATAAATTAGTTAACTTCATGGAAGAACGAAGAACACCTATTACTAGCTGTCCTACCATCTCCAAGAACCCCCTCGACCTATTTCGGCTATACCTCTACGTGAAAGAGAGGGGGGGCTTCATGGAGGTATGCAAGGTGCAGTGTAGTTCCATCTAGCCCTCGGTGTCTTTATAGTAgtttttttcataattctatgtgttttatatttttgttcgttTCAATATTGTGTATACACGTTTTGATATAtgccaaaagaaaaaaacttaAATACTCGGTCAAAGCTATCCgagtttttgtttctgttgttGGCATTTTCAATTACACCGAtagtatttgtttatatatttgacgtatacaattgtaaaatatgCTTTGTTTCTGTGTGCGCTAAAGTGTGcatgatttatattatattttttgctacatagtattttttcttttcttgtatactgtttataaaattatgaagaaaaaagaagcttAACTCGTCTTTTCTTAAAGTAGTCGTTCGACGCGTATGGAAAACGCCCTGATCTACAAACCTTGGTGCTATATggaattattctaatattcagCGAAGAATAAACTTTTAATATCAATGTAATAACGGTAATTCGTTTCGATTGTACTCTTGTctattcgtttcatttttcatacTGCATGATCAGGAATCGaggtatttgtatatacagAAAGAAAGATCGCGTTACTTGATTTCTTTTTAGATTAGCCGccgtaatattttttccatatatctttttgtttttattttgcgTTTTCAAGATGCAGATTTTTGTCTGTTTGGATTCTCTGCTAAAACAAAAAATCAGGCAAACACTGATGAAAAAATTgactttaattttctatagGTGACCAAAAATAAAACGTGGAAAGATATAGCTGGATTATTGGGCATTGGTGCAAGTAGCAGTGCAGCATACACactaaggaaacactacaccAAGCATTTGTTAGCGTATGAATGTCATTTCGACCGTGGAGGTGTCGATCCTCAGCCTATCATAAATCAAGTTGAAGCTGGTTCAAAAAAGAAACCATCAAAGGGAACTGCCTCCGTACCCTCACCAGGTAACTGTtgacaatattaaaaacttaaaatgactgtttttttatttttaattaatttaacattaacTTCGTATCTTTAGGATCTTCCAATTCACAAGATTCCTTCCCTGCTGCTGGATCAAGTAATGCTTCCATGGATGGTTATGGAAGTTATCAGAGTGGTTATACCGGTGGTACACCCGGAGGACCCTCGTCAGAGTATACACCTCCTCCTCCGAGACCACCTAGTCAGAGTAGTGCACCTTCTCCACATCAAggtaagaaatttttttctattttccaatttcgctatgttgaaacattttatattgaatatataaaattttgataaagaaCAATTTGGAAAAGTGTTCGATATAATAAACACTTTACCAAGCATGTGAAAGGAATTGCGGTTGAGAGAATATGTTCTGGTAGGTGGTTTGAACCAGGGCGGGCAGAATAGCACGAATCCGTTCGACGACGGCGTGGGACGCCTTTTTCGCAAGTCGAACGCAACGCCCCACCCTGGTCCGCTACGAGCCTCAGGTACTTCTCTCACCCTTGTCTCCTTTCACAACATACAACTAAACTTATTTTTTCTACGTTTACTTTCAATATTCTCACACGACATTTTGCTTTACTATCTTCTCTTTGTTGTTATttgtaataacgttattcgaatttttttcttgATATACTTTTGAAACAATCTGATTTTGCATTCAAACAGGCATACAACAAGGCAGTTACCAAAATACAGGTTCCTACCAAAACTACCCTCAAGATCAGTACAACCGGTCGCAAGCAAACACGCTGTCACAACAGGGAGAATTTAATCAACCTTACTCACCGCGATCACATTATTCACCTTATGTACCAGACGTTGATAGGTTAGAGATTAAACTCATTTCGAAccatttatttaacaaaagaaTGGAGTATAACTTTCAGGACTCTTA includes the following:
- the LOC132907177 gene encoding trithorax group protein osa isoform X3 encodes the protein MAATQAESQQNDVKLNESVKCAQKRPQVGGNSASVNTKQQLDPEPGDKVSRGAAQLLKYVNRGGDTGFEMSQYREDIGGHTAGEVKSPREAGQAPQESIGKQEPLDTPGHPNHPGHPFTSNVIRDYPEEYTNKSNEFPSKSLTDYPAKQVPEYMGKHGDFPGKQLDYHGATPTSFPGQPRFLSGQSISQATGPTPTLNQLLQASTPVHRFHGNYPGMGPEPYQQPWPIQRPPVVPPVYPQPGQRPPQTGSPRLHAGPGGPSSPTPMPYQQYTQRYSSPTRPHAPYSHHQLNSYTTQTSHPSSLYTEQRGWNQGGPPNPPPPSANQTNPSSQSPQRALSQSPAPPPSASPQPQSTSQSQSFHNLQQRSTTPNTQGIDSGELSGQNSNDSSNGPACPGTPNSQGMRPTPSPTGSTGSRSMSPAVGQQNVQMPPRPSSSQSDGSGPARMSHSPMTTQGAYQQPLGPSPHMHSYKMNNTGPGVVQPGPGSTSLGGINPMGGGMGYAAGGTAAGQPGGYHGQGPYPPPRPHVQFPQGYPSPANSQPPPNNQYQASNRPNNLVQYPPYTHKMGFNSVPPGMPPSPGPPQVYGGSGTTGMVPPGAPGVAVIGNMGPPASSMGPPPPSPNHVSSQPPPTSSAVPHLHTPAATPPLNHEGSPMPPPSTTPNSHPASTPTPTSHSSADLTTETSNDSGITTTASGTSVINVTSTSSGTVTSVITTGPDGTSLDEGSQQSTLSNASAASGEDPTFPPKVRKDMMGGYHSHPTTPQSTVPSPGAASINSIHEEYPDMNSPGWPRTPASPVFNSHVPQDPYRPKKPDSLAKLYEMDDTMERRTWLDKLVNFMEERRTPITSCPTISKNPLDLFRLYLYVKERGGFMEVCKVTKNKTWKDIAGLLGIGASSSAAYTLRKHYTKHLLAYECHFDRGGVDPQPIINQVEAGSKKKPSKGTASVPSPGSSNSQDSFPAAGSSNASMDGYGSYQSGYTGGTPGGPSSEYTPPPPRPPSQSSAPSPHQGGLNQGGQNSTNPFDDGVGRLFRKSNATPHPGPLRASGIQQGSYQNTGSYQNYPQDQYNRSQANTLSQQGEFNQPYSPRSHYSPYVPDVDRGYPGGNMPPNNASGQDIYNRYSSSQQPANYSAGTPPNARSNSYPSAPQAHPPTVPQQTATSQPSSPSQPSAASSYSCPQDYYRPEQGGYGAPGGTQIYSGGASANKNMPPPPPGPNPPRRHPDFAKDQQYPQYNQQRPAYPGWPNTTNQYNSNSGNNRVQYPSQPPQPQVQQQQPQPQQQTPQSASSTPSSVLPNSQQWGSQQPNRTTPQPTLNAIAHAPPPWDHRYTNQPSPLYPTPGNHQNQLGINPMISQQPTSKREMTFPPDSVEAMTPLLYKRRKLTRADVAPIEAWRIMMALRSGLLAESCWALDVLNILLFDDSSVSYFGLAHLPGLLDVLLEHFSRSLSDMFESPVNEDDRNWNQSADGPEVDLGAVTRPIDPEDRTKLLSSANYTFLSRRGRPVKIVPRDDDLFVLDTRRSWDHQDCESETEPWQVDNNTTKYIVTCFQSEIGSVPFARLLRDEKPPLLQKEVECTDMKDETKADSGTLEASEFSQKTAEPGEKPKETNEKKQLDKKKKTKTLSDVLSRIKKEPVEMNDLTRELFEKKNDGFKKECDTETKVNNNMGEHFADIPKPEDEAVPTQNGLNDMTSNTEVEKIEIKVENEEQESVMKDDNKEGPRLNIKDPAGTLKRRRISDYEDESYSRDEASLYLVTETQDNLARRCVCLSTILRNLTFIPGNEAEFAKNVTFLSLLGKLLLLHHEHPVRTQKTRNYDREEDADFADSCSSLQGESEWWWDFLHHIRENVLVMAANIAGHMDLSQHPEEISRPVLDGLLHWAVCPAAHGQDPFPTVGPNSSLSPQRLALEALCKLCVTECNVDLVVATPPYSRLQRLCSVLTRLLCRSEEQVLREFGVNLLHFLSAADSGVARTIALQTPCVALLVAFIEQAESSALGVANQHGLAALRDNPESMGTSLDMLRRAAGTLLNLARHPDNRTLLLQHESRLLALVMSQILDQQVAAIVARVLFQCSRGT